From Alienimonas californiensis, a single genomic window includes:
- a CDS encoding AI-2E family transporter: MSTVPAPPPVSRTPRVVPGAAPDATTKTAAWVAFTIAVLYFAQEVLLPFALAVLLTFLLAPLVSRLRRWGLGRVPAVILVTALTAAIVVSLAAVVAWQIAGLAQDLPKYERNLSAKIDSMEAGTENGTVARLRKMYDRLSARLGADDEVPAAGADDKPVPVEVVEVDAGESATGPLEFALGYLGSLLAPIGVAAVVLVFAVFMLIDREDLRDRLFRLSGVDRLGATTQVLEEAGKRVSRYLLMQLIVNASYGAAVAVGLLVIGLPNAILWGLLATTLRYVPYVGPWIAAAFPITLSVVVSKGWSDPLLIVGMFVVLELISNNVIEPWLYGSGTGVSTMGVLLAAAFWLWLWGPVGLILAMPLTVCLTVVGRHVPQLAFLQVILGDEPVLDPAARLYQRFLSMDADEVDDLVEHLFDPDEPAGWASGEATGAAESPPERTTMAFYDAVLLPALTLAERDRRRGSLDERHERFAHDEARALIAELADRTAAEAPKNGGPVGATTTADGPPAGTPRALVVSARDEADAIAGTALVQLLRARGWDAEALTEETLVSEVAERTATGPHVVVVSALPPGAGAHARSWTRRLRAAAPKLPIIVGLWGGGPGAERLRNRLKDAGADRLSVTLAEAVAHVRALAAAAAATPRTHDAAPTSHGDCPNSNPRPPESQSGSTTTKR; the protein is encoded by the coding sequence ATGTCGACGGTGCCCGCTCCCCCGCCTGTCTCCCGCACGCCCCGAGTCGTGCCCGGCGCGGCGCCGGACGCGACCACCAAAACGGCAGCGTGGGTCGCGTTCACGATCGCCGTCCTCTACTTCGCCCAGGAGGTGTTGCTCCCCTTCGCCCTGGCGGTCCTGTTGACGTTCCTGCTGGCGCCGCTGGTCTCGCGGTTGCGGCGGTGGGGCCTGGGCCGCGTGCCGGCGGTAATCCTCGTCACCGCCCTGACGGCGGCGATCGTCGTGTCGCTGGCGGCGGTGGTCGCCTGGCAGATCGCCGGCCTGGCGCAGGATCTCCCGAAGTACGAACGGAACCTCTCCGCCAAGATCGACTCCATGGAGGCCGGCACGGAGAACGGCACCGTCGCCCGGCTGCGGAAAATGTACGACCGGCTGTCGGCCCGGCTGGGCGCCGACGACGAGGTCCCTGCCGCCGGGGCCGACGACAAGCCGGTGCCGGTGGAAGTGGTGGAGGTCGACGCCGGCGAGAGCGCCACCGGGCCGCTGGAGTTCGCCCTCGGCTATCTCGGTTCGCTGCTGGCGCCGATCGGCGTGGCGGCGGTCGTGCTGGTGTTCGCCGTGTTCATGCTGATCGACCGCGAGGATCTGCGGGACCGCCTGTTCCGGCTCAGCGGCGTCGACCGCCTCGGCGCCACCACCCAGGTGTTGGAGGAAGCCGGCAAGCGGGTCAGCCGCTATCTCCTCATGCAACTGATCGTCAACGCCTCCTACGGCGCCGCGGTGGCCGTCGGGCTCCTGGTGATCGGCCTGCCCAACGCGATCCTCTGGGGGTTGTTGGCGACGACGCTACGCTACGTGCCGTACGTCGGTCCGTGGATCGCGGCGGCGTTCCCGATCACGCTGTCGGTGGTGGTTTCCAAGGGTTGGAGCGACCCGCTGCTGATCGTCGGGATGTTCGTCGTGCTGGAATTAATCAGCAACAACGTGATCGAGCCGTGGCTGTACGGCAGCGGCACGGGGGTCTCGACGATGGGCGTGCTGCTGGCGGCGGCGTTCTGGCTGTGGCTGTGGGGGCCGGTCGGGCTGATCCTGGCAATGCCGTTAACCGTCTGCCTGACGGTCGTCGGTCGGCACGTCCCGCAACTGGCCTTCCTGCAGGTTATTTTAGGCGACGAGCCGGTGCTGGACCCGGCGGCCCGGCTGTATCAGCGGTTCCTCTCGATGGACGCCGACGAGGTGGACGACCTCGTCGAGCACCTGTTCGACCCCGACGAACCCGCCGGCTGGGCCTCCGGCGAGGCGACCGGCGCTGCGGAGTCTCCGCCGGAGCGGACGACGATGGCGTTCTACGACGCGGTCCTGCTGCCGGCCCTGACGCTGGCGGAGCGCGACCGGCGCCGCGGTTCTCTGGACGAACGGCACGAGCGGTTCGCCCACGACGAGGCCCGTGCCCTCATTGCCGAACTCGCCGACCGCACCGCCGCCGAGGCCCCGAAAAACGGCGGTCCCGTCGGTGCGACGACGACCGCGGACGGTCCCCCGGCCGGGACGCCGCGGGCGCTGGTCGTGTCGGCCCGCGACGAGGCGGACGCGATCGCCGGCACGGCGCTCGTCCAGTTGCTGCGGGCCCGGGGCTGGGACGCCGAGGCGTTGACCGAGGAGACGTTGGTCAGCGAGGTCGCGGAGCGGACGGCGACCGGACCGCACGTGGTGGTCGTCAGTGCCCTGCCCCCCGGCGCCGGGGCGCACGCCCGGTCGTGGACCCGGCGTTTGCGGGCCGCGGCGCCGAAGCTGCCAATTATCGTGGGCCTCTGGGGCGGCGGCCCGGGGGCAGAGCGCCTCCGCAACCGTCTGAAGGACGCGGGCGCCGACCGCCTCAGCGTGACGCTCGCGGAGGCGGTCGCCCACGTCCGCGCCCTCGCCGCCGCCGCCGCCGCCACCCCGAGAACCCACGACGCCGCCCCGACCAGCCACGGCGACTGCCCCAATTCAAACCCCCGCCCCCCGGAATCACAATCCGGCTCCACGACCACGAAACGCTAG
- a CDS encoding IS630 family transposase, whose protein sequence is MLRPHRVKQWVIPPGRSAAFVADMERTLDVYAEPRDPKRPVVGLDERPCALVGEGRDPLPMRPGADARQDCEYVRGGLCCAFLAFEPLRAWRRAWVRPQRRRLEFAEIVRELCDEVYPDAEVVRIVCDNLNTHTASAFYERYPAAEARRLADRVEFIYTPVHGSWLDVVECEFSAMVRQCLGRRRLGGIETLRREIEAWVAARNAAGATVRWQFTTADARIKLSRLYPSVTA, encoded by the coding sequence GTGTTGCGGCCCCACCGGGTCAAGCAGTGGGTAATTCCGCCGGGGCGGAGCGCGGCGTTCGTGGCGGATATGGAGCGGACGCTCGACGTCTATGCCGAGCCCCGCGACCCCAAGCGGCCGGTCGTGGGCCTGGACGAGCGGCCGTGCGCGTTGGTCGGCGAGGGCCGCGACCCGCTGCCGATGCGGCCCGGCGCCGACGCGCGGCAGGACTGCGAGTACGTCCGGGGCGGGCTCTGCTGTGCGTTTTTAGCCTTCGAGCCCCTGCGGGCGTGGCGCAGAGCGTGGGTCCGGCCGCAGCGGCGGCGGCTGGAGTTCGCCGAGATCGTCCGCGAGTTGTGCGACGAGGTTTATCCCGACGCCGAGGTCGTCCGGATCGTGTGCGACAACCTCAACACGCACACGGCGTCCGCTTTCTACGAACGATATCCGGCCGCCGAGGCGCGGCGACTGGCGGACCGCGTCGAGTTTATTTATACGCCGGTGCACGGCAGTTGGCTCGACGTGGTGGAGTGCGAGTTCTCCGCGATGGTGCGGCAGTGTCTGGGCCGCCGGCGACTGGGCGGGATCGAGACGCTGCGGCGTGAGATCGAGGCCTGGGTCGCGGCCCGCAACGCGGCGGGGGCGACGGTCCGGTGGCAGTTCACGACGGCCGACGCGCGAATTAAACTGAGTCGTCTCTACCCGTCAGTAACCGCTTGA
- a CDS encoding MBOAT family O-acyltransferase has translation MQFNSLLFALFFGVVLLAYYVPPWSGRAGWGMQKGLLLAFSYLFYAAAHPPFAALLAFSTVVDWFAAKGMHRADSLVARRGWLLASLATNLGMLGFFKYGEFLLVNFADAVHGLGWTGYEPPEWSILLPVGISFFTFQTLSYTIDVYRGNAEPWDSFLDFALYVSFFPQLVAGPIVRATDFLPQLAPEEREGSTKVGRRASGPQFSWGLSLLVVGLFEKVVVADGLLAPVANQVFGSPGAEGATERLAEGYTFVSAWVGTLAFAGQIFCDFAGYSTCAIGVAMCLGFALPENFRYPYAAVGFSDFWRRWHISLSTWLRDYLYIPLGGNRGGRAFVYRNLMLTMLLGGIWHGAAWTFLAWGGLHGALLILERGLRALPSARWELWRRWYGELFLISVTFAAICVTWVFFRAGTFEQAWSMLSALSGASGMGKGGLLLRDVGLTGVGVGGVLAVHYLLRNTTLEAVADRLPWWVTSCTLAAMTVLIVLSPPSDEAFIYFQF, from the coding sequence GTGCAGTTTAACTCTCTGCTGTTCGCCCTGTTTTTCGGGGTCGTGCTGCTGGCGTATTACGTGCCGCCGTGGAGCGGGCGGGCCGGGTGGGGGATGCAGAAGGGCCTGCTGCTGGCCTTCAGCTACCTGTTCTACGCCGCAGCCCACCCGCCGTTCGCGGCGCTGCTGGCGTTCAGCACGGTCGTGGATTGGTTCGCCGCCAAGGGGATGCACCGGGCGGACTCGCTGGTCGCCCGGCGGGGCTGGCTCCTCGCCAGCCTCGCCACGAATCTGGGCATGCTGGGCTTCTTCAAGTACGGCGAGTTCCTGCTGGTGAACTTCGCCGACGCCGTCCACGGTCTGGGCTGGACCGGCTACGAGCCGCCGGAGTGGAGCATCCTGCTGCCGGTCGGGATCAGCTTTTTCACCTTCCAGACGCTCTCCTACACGATCGACGTCTATCGCGGGAACGCGGAGCCGTGGGACAGCTTCCTGGACTTCGCCCTGTACGTCAGCTTCTTCCCGCAGCTGGTCGCCGGGCCGATCGTGCGGGCGACGGACTTCCTGCCGCAGCTCGCCCCGGAGGAACGGGAGGGGTCGACGAAGGTCGGCCGGCGGGCGAGCGGGCCTCAATTCAGTTGGGGCCTGAGCTTGCTGGTCGTGGGCCTGTTCGAAAAGGTAGTTGTCGCCGATGGCCTCTTGGCCCCAGTGGCGAACCAGGTGTTCGGCTCGCCCGGGGCCGAGGGGGCCACAGAACGGCTGGCCGAGGGCTACACGTTCGTGAGCGCCTGGGTCGGCACGTTGGCGTTCGCGGGGCAAATCTTCTGCGACTTCGCCGGGTACAGCACCTGCGCGATCGGCGTGGCGATGTGCCTGGGCTTCGCCCTGCCGGAGAACTTTCGCTACCCCTACGCCGCCGTCGGTTTCAGCGACTTCTGGCGGCGCTGGCATATCTCGCTTTCCACCTGGCTGCGGGACTACCTGTATATCCCGTTGGGCGGCAACCGCGGGGGACGAGCGTTCGTTTATCGCAATTTAATGCTGACGATGCTGCTGGGCGGGATCTGGCACGGGGCGGCGTGGACGTTCCTCGCCTGGGGCGGGCTGCACGGGGCGTTGCTGATCCTCGAACGCGGCCTGCGGGCACTGCCGAGCGCCCGCTGGGAATTGTGGCGGCGGTGGTACGGGGAGCTGTTTCTTATCTCCGTGACCTTCGCGGCGATTTGTGTGACGTGGGTGTTCTTCCGGGCGGGCACCTTCGAGCAGGCATGGTCAATGCTTTCCGCACTATCCGGTGCGTCCGGCATGGGCAAGGGCGGCCTGCTGTTGCGGGACGTGGGGTTGACCGGTGTCGGCGTCGGCGGCGTCTTGGCAGTCCACTACCTACTGCGCAACACGACGCTGGAAGCGGTCGCCGACCGGCTGCCGTGGTGGGTGACGTCCTGCACACTGGCGGCGATGACCGTCTTGATCGTTCTCTCTCCGCCGTCGGACGAGGCGTTTATCTACTTTCAGTTCTGA
- a CDS encoding IS5 family transposase (programmed frameshift): MTDRPAYSTDLTDAQWERLRPHVPKAKPGGRPRSADMREVVSAILYVDRTGCSWRLLPHDFPPWGTVWYYFRKWRDEGVWERMNARLRERVRRRAGRNPEPSAGAIDSQSVKTTDRGGESGYDTGKKVKGRKRHVLTDTIGLLLAVVVHGADVQDRDGGERVMAKATASFGRLRLIWADGGYAGRFVGWVAANTLWRVEIVRRKSKGSELLPRRWVAERTFAWLGKCRRLSKDYEYTTASSEAFVQIAMIHLMLRRLD; the protein is encoded by the exons ATGACGGACCGACCCGCCTACTCCACCGATCTCACCGACGCCCAGTGGGAGCGGCTCAGGCCGCACGTCCCCAAGGCCAAGCCCGGCGGGCGACCCCGCTCGGCGGACATGCGGGAGGTCGTTAGCGCGATCCTCTACGTCGACCGCACCGGCTGCTCCTGGCGGCTGCTGCCGCACGATTTCCCGCCGTGGGGCACCGTCTGGTACTACTTCCGCAAGTGGCGCGACGAGGGCGTGTGGGAGAGGATGAACGCCCGGCTGCGGGAGCGGGTACGCCGACGGGCCGGCCGGAACCCCGAGCCGAGCGCCGGGGCGATCGACAGCCAGAGCGTGAAGACGACCGATCGGGGCGGCGAGAGCGGCTACGACACGGGGAAAAAA GTGAAGGGTCGTAAGCGGCACGTCCTGACGGACACGATAGGCTTGCTGTTGGCGGTCGTGGTGCACGGCGCCGACGTACAGGACCGCGACGGCGGCGAGCGCGTCATGGCGAAGGCGACCGCCTCCTTCGGCCGGCTGCGGCTGATCTGGGCCGACGGCGGGTACGCCGGGCGGTTCGTGGGCTGGGTCGCGGCGAACACGCTCTGGCGGGTCGAGATCGTCCGCCGGAAGTCGAAGGGCTCGGAACTGTTGCCGCGGCGGTGGGTGGCGGAGCGGACGTTCGCGTGGCTGGGCAAGTGCCGGCGGCTGTCGAAGGACTACGAGTACACGACCGCCTCCAGCGAAGCGTTCGTGCAAATCGCCATGATCCACCTCATGCTCCGGAGGCTGGACTGA
- a CDS encoding helix-turn-helix domain-containing protein, translating to MSAKYAVSLSDAQRDRLDDLTRTGRSHARAIRHARTLLLADASDDGPAWDDERVAAAVGCSPATVARTRKRFVEEGLDQALRVRRGGPRRQPKIDGAAEAHLVALACSEPPAGRAAWTVRLLADRYVSLGVAEGWLDGPVSCETVRQTLKKTCCGPTGSSSG from the coding sequence ATGTCCGCCAAGTACGCCGTTTCCCTCTCCGACGCGCAGCGCGACCGCCTCGACGACCTGACCCGCACGGGGCGCTCCCACGCGCGGGCGATTCGGCACGCCCGCACGCTGCTGCTCGCCGACGCCTCCGACGACGGCCCCGCCTGGGACGACGAGCGCGTGGCCGCCGCGGTCGGCTGCAGCCCCGCCACCGTCGCGCGGACCCGCAAGCGGTTCGTCGAGGAGGGGCTCGACCAGGCCCTGCGCGTCCGCAGAGGCGGACCGCGACGCCAGCCCAAGATCGACGGCGCCGCCGAGGCGCACCTGGTCGCCTTGGCCTGTTCGGAGCCGCCCGCGGGCCGGGCCGCCTGGACGGTGCGGCTGCTCGCCGACCGCTACGTCTCCCTCGGCGTCGCCGAAGGCTGGCTCGACGGGCCCGTCAGTTGCGAAACCGTGCGGCAAACGCTGAAAAAAACGTGTTGCGGCCCCACCGGGTCAAGCAGTGGGTAA
- a CDS encoding glycoside hydrolase family 5 protein — protein sequence MPRPAPPQFAVARPFGAVVRGAAFALGLVLLGAAGALTPTAFAQDAQTPAASLTPNPDFEVDQNGDGKPDGWADAPTGGSWAVEDGNRFLRLTSPKPGETVMLYQELTIPEGVEALKLSWRQRVEGLKVGRQSWFDARIMMEFMDAERKKVSPGPPAPSSRKDTDGWVEREVEFLVPAGARGLKFMPSLFQVQAGTFDLDDLALRPVDPGPLREALDQKTAVRDAKLQADAAKRRAKAAERLAAEDNLISNGDFETADPKAKTGDRPKDWGVPKDGGSWPAEDGNRFLRLTVPEPGAMVMVYRTFDIPADVKALELSWRQRVTGLKKGEAPWHDARILMEYHGVDGKKLGGSPSPAYTQKDTDGWVEVSKSFLVPEEALTLVLMPCLFEANAGTFELDDLVLRPTDPEPLRIAAAQREAERQARFVPPEEPQRENWPSELRVVGNRLHDADGNEVWLQGVNAGGLETLPADRQMIKSVVVAIDDWKANCVRVPMKESFWYGDSAYQKDGGEEYREIIDQIITLAANRGAYIAIDLHRFRAPKPEHAAFWKDFAAKYKDHPAVLFDVFNEPHGISWEVWRNGGWVGLPEGVDEATFLTDEEKLANNAYRSVGMQGLVDAVRSTGAKNVIIASGMFYSNDLSGIVKGYALDDQGGHGIMYAWHTYNWHPGWASVLPVAEKYPIFVGECGADVTKMSFVPAEVQEDPYTWVPDMLGFIQKHRLNWTGWCLHPKASPVMISDWSYTPTPYWGAFAKRALAGEQFEMKKMR from the coding sequence ATGCCGCGTCCCGCTCCCCCGCAATTTGCCGTCGCTCGCCCGTTCGGCGCCGTGGTGCGCGGCGCCGCGTTCGCCCTCGGTCTGGTGCTGCTCGGGGCGGCGGGAGCCCTCACGCCGACGGCGTTCGCTCAGGACGCCCAAACGCCCGCGGCCTCCCTCACCCCCAACCCCGACTTCGAAGTCGACCAGAACGGCGACGGCAAGCCGGACGGCTGGGCGGACGCCCCGACCGGCGGTTCTTGGGCCGTCGAGGACGGCAACCGCTTCCTGCGGCTGACCAGCCCGAAGCCGGGCGAAACGGTGATGCTCTATCAGGAGCTGACGATCCCGGAGGGGGTCGAGGCGCTGAAGCTCTCCTGGCGGCAGCGGGTCGAGGGGTTGAAGGTCGGCCGGCAGTCCTGGTTCGACGCCCGCATCATGATGGAATTTATGGACGCGGAGCGGAAAAAGGTCAGCCCCGGCCCGCCGGCGCCCTCCTCGCGGAAGGACACCGACGGCTGGGTCGAGCGGGAGGTCGAGTTTCTCGTGCCCGCCGGCGCCCGGGGGCTGAAGTTCATGCCGTCGCTGTTCCAGGTGCAGGCCGGCACGTTCGATCTGGACGACCTCGCCCTGCGGCCCGTCGATCCCGGCCCGCTTCGGGAGGCGCTCGATCAGAAAACCGCCGTCCGCGACGCCAAGTTGCAGGCCGACGCCGCCAAACGCCGGGCCAAGGCCGCCGAGCGGCTGGCGGCGGAGGACAATTTAATCTCCAACGGCGACTTTGAAACGGCCGATCCCAAGGCGAAAACCGGCGATCGGCCCAAAGACTGGGGAGTGCCGAAGGACGGCGGGAGCTGGCCGGCGGAGGACGGCAACCGCTTTCTCCGCCTGACCGTGCCGGAGCCGGGGGCGATGGTGATGGTCTATCGCACCTTCGATATCCCCGCCGACGTGAAGGCGCTGGAACTGTCGTGGCGGCAGCGCGTGACCGGCTTGAAAAAGGGCGAGGCCCCCTGGCACGACGCCCGCATCCTGATGGAGTACCACGGGGTCGACGGCAAGAAACTCGGCGGCTCGCCCTCTCCCGCTTATACGCAAAAAGACACCGACGGCTGGGTCGAAGTGAGCAAGAGCTTCCTCGTCCCGGAGGAGGCGCTCACGCTGGTCCTCATGCCCTGCCTGTTCGAGGCGAACGCGGGCACGTTCGAACTGGACGACCTTGTTTTAAGGCCGACCGACCCGGAGCCGCTGCGGATCGCCGCCGCGCAGCGGGAGGCGGAACGGCAGGCCCGGTTCGTGCCCCCCGAGGAGCCGCAACGCGAGAACTGGCCCAGCGAACTCCGCGTGGTCGGCAATCGCCTGCACGACGCGGACGGCAACGAGGTCTGGCTGCAGGGCGTGAACGCCGGCGGCCTGGAAACGCTGCCGGCCGACCGGCAGATGATTAAATCGGTGGTCGTGGCGATCGACGACTGGAAGGCGAACTGCGTCCGCGTCCCGATGAAGGAGTCGTTCTGGTACGGCGACAGCGCCTACCAGAAGGACGGCGGCGAGGAATATCGGGAGATTATCGACCAGATCATCACCCTCGCGGCCAACCGCGGGGCCTATATCGCGATCGACCTGCACCGCTTCCGGGCGCCCAAGCCGGAGCACGCCGCCTTCTGGAAGGACTTCGCCGCGAAGTATAAAGATCATCCGGCGGTGCTGTTCGACGTCTTCAACGAGCCGCACGGGATCAGTTGGGAGGTGTGGCGCAACGGCGGCTGGGTCGGCCTGCCCGAGGGCGTCGACGAGGCGACCTTCCTGACCGACGAGGAAAAACTCGCCAACAACGCCTACCGCTCGGTCGGCATGCAGGGCCTCGTCGACGCCGTGCGGTCCACCGGCGCCAAGAACGTGATTATCGCCTCCGGGATGTTCTATTCGAACGACCTCAGCGGCATCGTGAAGGGCTACGCCCTCGACGACCAGGGCGGCCACGGCATTATGTACGCCTGGCACACCTATAACTGGCACCCCGGCTGGGCGAGCGTCCTGCCCGTCGCGGAGAAGTACCCGATCTTCGTCGGCGAATGCGGTGCCGACGTGACCAAGATGAGCTTCGTCCCCGCCGAGGTTCAGGAGGATCCATACACCTGGGTGCCCGATATGCTCGGGTTCATTCAGAAGCATCGCCTCAATTGGACCGGCTGGTGCCTGCACCCCAAGGCGAGCCCGGTGATGATCTCCGACTGGAGCTACACCCCCACGCCCTACTGGGGCGCCTTCGCCAAACGGGCCCTCGCCGGGGAGCAATTTGAGATGAAGAAGATGCGTTAG